A single genomic interval of Mucilaginibacter robiniae harbors:
- a CDS encoding non-canonical purine NTP diphosphatase, which yields MPTPLVFATHNAKKLQEVTAKTGNQLQLLSLTDIGCTEDIPETGVTFHENASIKSHYVFDRYQLNCFADDSGLEVEALHNEPGVYSARYAGEHGNHEANMDKVLAGLHGATNRKARFRTIISLLWQGQEHFFEGTINGLIRTERAGTGGFGYDPIFEPEGYNITFAEMSLEEKNRISHRAIAMEKLINFLNQQS from the coding sequence ATGCCTACTCCCCTAGTATTTGCCACTCACAATGCTAAAAAGTTACAAGAAGTAACTGCCAAAACTGGCAATCAACTACAACTGCTTAGCTTAACTGATATAGGTTGTACCGAAGATATACCGGAAACTGGTGTTACTTTCCATGAAAATGCATCTATAAAAAGCCATTATGTTTTTGACCGGTATCAGCTCAATTGCTTTGCCGATGACAGCGGTTTGGAAGTAGAAGCTTTACATAATGAACCTGGCGTGTACTCTGCCCGCTATGCTGGCGAGCATGGCAACCATGAAGCTAATATGGATAAAGTACTGGCTGGATTGCATGGCGCCACCAACCGCAAAGCTCGCTTTCGTACGATAATTTCTTTGCTATGGCAGGGACAAGAACATTTTTTTGAAGGCACTATTAACGGTCTTATCCGTACGGAAAGAGCCGGTACTGGCGGTTTCGGCTATGACCCTATTTTTGAACCAGAAGGTTACAATATTACATTTGCCGAAATGAGTCTGGAAGAAAAAAACCGCATCAGTCATCGTGCTATAGCTATGGAGAAGCTGATTAACTTTTTAAACCAGCAATCTTGA